A genome region from Nitrospira sp. includes the following:
- a CDS encoding HEAT repeat domain-containing protein produces MKGLSRQVVCRVVIRGVMCLGLMGGMLGQAWSASVVWPVQMPYEAPPKSEPVPDVSVAPNTKALTPEELQRAEALLPLLEGKQEFWAMGEFVHLGEPVLSVVTKALSLPGPRIRYNAIETLSMIKSPAAVPALLDTARLDSEIPRIREHALRVAVRLDPMQAAPAIEVMTKDANASIRKAAAVEARYVRRKEVIQPLIDLLGDDERFVALSAVQSLWTLTRHETEFHDWDASSKQDRQAWAQEWIEWWNQSKETFEMPEPKSRKRAG; encoded by the coding sequence ATGAAGGGATTGAGCCGTCAGGTGGTCTGTCGGGTGGTGATCCGTGGTGTGATGTGTCTGGGCTTGATGGGAGGGATGTTGGGGCAGGCGTGGTCGGCCTCCGTGGTGTGGCCGGTGCAGATGCCGTATGAGGCGCCGCCCAAGTCCGAGCCGGTTCCGGATGTGTCGGTCGCTCCGAATACCAAGGCCCTCACCCCTGAGGAACTGCAGCGGGCTGAGGCGCTCTTACCGTTGTTGGAGGGGAAGCAGGAGTTTTGGGCGATGGGTGAATTCGTGCACTTGGGCGAGCCGGTGCTATCGGTGGTGACGAAGGCGCTCTCGCTGCCCGGTCCTCGCATTCGGTACAATGCCATTGAGACGCTGTCGATGATCAAGTCTCCGGCAGCGGTGCCGGCCTTGCTGGACACGGCGAGACTCGATTCCGAAATTCCCCGCATTCGTGAGCATGCCCTCCGGGTTGCCGTGCGGCTCGATCCGATGCAAGCCGCGCCGGCGATTGAAGTCATGACCAAAGATGCCAATGCGTCGATTCGCAAGGCGGCGGCGGTTGAAGCGCGGTATGTCCGTCGGAAAGAGGTGATTCAACCGCTCATCGATCTGCTGGGAGACGACGAACGGTTCGTGGCCCTGTCTGCCGTGCAGTCGCTCTGGACCTTAACCCGGCATGAGACGGAATTTCACGACTGGGATGCCTCCAGCAAGCAGGATCGCCAGGCTTGGGCGCAGGAATGGATCGAATGGTGGAATCAGTCGAAAGAGACGTTTGAAATGCCGGAGCCGAAGAGCCGGAAACGGGCCGGCTGA
- the def gene encoding peptide deformylase — translation MAILAISKLGNPILRQKALPLTLGEIKKAAFQQLIDDMFETMYDEPGIGLAAPQVGRSQQLVVMDCPGEGGFPKTVLINPTIQFYGPEQVEGWEGCLSVDGLRGKVTRPSTVRVTGLDRNAKPFDFEASGLYAVCIQHELDHLIGTLFIDRMTDFSTLTQMDEFQKYWQKEPASVI, via the coding sequence ATGGCGATCTTGGCGATCAGTAAACTCGGTAATCCGATTCTCCGGCAGAAGGCCCTGCCTCTGACCCTGGGGGAGATAAAAAAAGCGGCGTTTCAGCAACTTATCGACGATATGTTCGAAACCATGTACGACGAACCGGGGATCGGTCTAGCCGCTCCGCAGGTGGGGCGGTCGCAGCAGCTCGTCGTGATGGATTGTCCCGGTGAAGGCGGTTTTCCCAAGACGGTCCTCATCAATCCGACGATCCAGTTTTACGGGCCTGAGCAGGTTGAAGGATGGGAAGGCTGCTTAAGCGTCGATGGATTGCGAGGCAAAGTGACGCGCCCTTCGACCGTTCGAGTGACCGGGTTGGATCGGAATGCGAAGCCGTTCGATTTCGAAGCCAGCGGCTTGTACGCCGTCTGTATTCAACATGAGCTGGACCATCTCATCGGCACGTTATTCATCGACCGCATGACCGACTTCTCCACTCTCACCCAGATGGATGAATTTCAGAAGTATTGGCAGAAGGAACCAGCCAGTGTCATCTGA
- a CDS encoding ABC transporter ATP-binding protein, with amino-acid sequence MSSLLRVLSYLKPFRMLAVVTFLCAGLATALELVPPYLVKIIIDDVIQSKRPEMLPGVLGALLGSYVLRNVMSSMRVRFNNLLEQKAVHALRMQVFGALQRLSLSYFENRSTGEIMTRVTSDTEHVERIFVDGLEGLLTASLTLVGITIMMFFLNWKLALLSLLPIPILIVCAAWFTRRVHGYYAEMRKSVADLNAYLQDALSGIKETIGFNQHEYERKRFETLSQAYSQNSLRAMFLWSWYWPGMVFVGSTGTVLILWYGAGEVLAGELTVGQLVMFLSYLGLFYTPINEIHSLNHMLQHALAASERVFEILDTKPEVEDRPGAVRPAERMSGAVEYRHVGFGYQKDGAVLSDVNLTVRPGERIALVGPSGAGKTSLLKLLMRFYDVRSGAVLVDGYDVRDLPLDFLRGQIGLVQQEPFLFNGTVRQNIVYSDLSAGHERIEAAARAARAHDFITRLPDGYDSWIGERGVKLSVGQKQRVSIARVLLKDPPIIIFDEATSNIDTETEVKIREALNELTKGRTTFIIAHRLATLHDVDRIIVVERGTIVEEGNHNALMKRGGVYAGLYEAQFKI; translated from the coding sequence GTGAGCTCGCTTCTACGCGTCCTGTCGTACCTGAAACCGTTCCGGATGCTGGCGGTGGTGACCTTCCTATGCGCGGGTCTCGCCACGGCGCTCGAACTGGTTCCGCCGTATCTCGTCAAGATCATCATCGACGATGTGATCCAGTCGAAGCGTCCTGAGATGTTGCCCGGAGTATTGGGAGCGCTACTTGGCTCCTATGTCCTGCGGAACGTGATGAGTTCAATGCGGGTCCGGTTCAATAACCTGCTCGAACAAAAGGCCGTTCACGCGTTACGCATGCAGGTGTTCGGGGCGCTGCAACGCCTGTCGTTGAGCTATTTCGAGAACCGCTCGACCGGCGAGATCATGACCCGGGTGACCAGCGATACCGAACATGTCGAGCGGATCTTCGTGGATGGGCTTGAGGGGTTGCTGACGGCCTCGCTGACCCTGGTCGGCATCACGATCATGATGTTTTTCCTGAACTGGAAGCTCGCACTGCTTTCGCTGCTGCCCATTCCGATCCTGATCGTCTGTGCCGCCTGGTTTACGCGCCGGGTGCACGGATATTATGCCGAGATGCGTAAAAGTGTGGCGGACCTCAACGCCTATCTCCAGGATGCCTTGTCCGGCATCAAGGAGACGATCGGCTTCAATCAGCATGAGTATGAACGGAAACGGTTTGAGACCTTGAGCCAGGCATACAGTCAGAACAGCCTGCGAGCCATGTTCCTCTGGTCCTGGTACTGGCCGGGTATGGTGTTTGTGGGCAGCACCGGCACGGTGTTGATCTTGTGGTACGGCGCAGGGGAAGTGCTCGCGGGGGAATTGACGGTCGGCCAGTTGGTGATGTTCCTCTCCTACCTCGGACTTTTTTATACCCCGATCAATGAAATCCATTCCTTGAATCACATGCTGCAGCATGCGCTGGCGGCCAGCGAGCGCGTATTCGAGATTCTCGACACCAAGCCGGAAGTTGAAGACCGGCCCGGTGCCGTGCGACCCGCGGAACGGATGAGCGGTGCGGTGGAATATCGGCATGTAGGGTTCGGCTACCAAAAGGACGGCGCCGTCTTATCCGATGTGAATCTCACGGTGAGGCCGGGTGAACGGATCGCCCTGGTTGGGCCGAGCGGAGCCGGAAAAACATCGTTATTGAAGCTGTTGATGCGATTTTACGACGTCCGCAGTGGCGCGGTGCTGGTGGATGGATATGATGTGCGAGATCTGCCGCTTGATTTTTTGAGAGGCCAGATCGGCCTGGTGCAGCAGGAGCCTTTTCTCTTCAACGGCACCGTGCGTCAGAATATCGTCTATAGCGATTTGTCGGCCGGTCATGAGCGTATCGAGGCGGCCGCCCGCGCGGCGCGAGCCCATGACTTTATCACCCGACTGCCGGATGGGTATGATAGCTGGATCGGGGAGCGCGGGGTGAAATTGTCGGTCGGACAGAAGCAGCGGGTGTCGATTGCCCGTGTGCTCCTGAAAGATCCGCCGATCATCATCTTTGATGAGGCCACCTCCAATATCGACACTGAAACCGAAGTGAAGATTCGCGAAGCCTTAAATGAGCTGACCAAGGGACGAACGACGTTCATCATCGCGCACCGCCTGGCGACGCTCCACGATGTGGATCGTATCATTGTCGTGGAGCGGGGGACGATTGTTGAAGAGGGAAACCATAACGCCCTTATGAAACGGGGCGGGGTCTACGCCGGGCTGTACGAGGCCCAGTTCAAGATCTAG